A genomic stretch from Thermomonospora umbrina includes:
- a CDS encoding DUF5063 domain-containing protein: MSDITTLTTNSPEEWATLAERVARHVRNYLSGLEAVSRGEAGRHAVPVLLLEVSQVILAGAQLGASTDVILPDNWEPELGPDPDLDAVRQGLAQRLASVDEYVEVFEPYTDPDPTPYRLSDDLVDVASDLVHGLRHYEKGRPLEALWWWQYSYFNHWGNHAGAALRALHAVIAGARLNVTEEAPAIS; the protein is encoded by the coding sequence ATGTCTGACATCACCACCCTGACGACCAACAGTCCGGAGGAGTGGGCCACCCTCGCCGAGCGGGTCGCCCGCCATGTCCGCAACTACCTGTCGGGCCTGGAGGCGGTCTCCCGCGGCGAGGCGGGCCGGCACGCCGTCCCGGTGCTGCTGTTGGAGGTCTCCCAGGTGATCCTGGCCGGGGCCCAACTCGGCGCCAGCACCGACGTCATCCTCCCCGACAACTGGGAGCCCGAGCTCGGCCCCGACCCCGACCTGGACGCCGTCCGCCAGGGCCTGGCCCAACGCCTCGCCTCGGTGGACGAGTACGTCGAGGTCTTCGAGCCCTACACCGACCCCGACCCCACGCCCTACCGCCTGTCCGACGACCTCGTCGACGTCGCCAGCGACCTCGTCCACGGCCTCCGCCACTATGAGAAGGGCCGCCCCCTGGAGGCCCTGTGGTGGTGGCAGTACTCCTACTTCAACCACTGGGGCAACCACGCGGGAGCGGCCCTCCGAGCCCTCCACGCCGTCATCGCCGGAGCCCGCCTCAACGTCACGGAAGAGGCCCCGGCCATCTCCTAG
- a CDS encoding YbaB/EbfC family nucleoid-associated protein, with translation MAEFEQMLGETRKLLEQVRSGAAAAPGEADTPPLEGFGEAADGRIRVTAGQGGEIKGIELDPRVMRMASEELAEHLTVAVNAALTDLRSRATTSDTPIDPSVLADRLQEVQDQGLRQMGLFAQGLEDAMARFKEAGSGRGTRGG, from the coding sequence ATGGCGGAGTTCGAGCAGATGCTGGGCGAGACGAGGAAGTTGCTCGAACAGGTCCGCTCAGGTGCTGCGGCCGCCCCCGGAGAAGCGGACACCCCTCCCTTGGAGGGGTTCGGCGAGGCCGCCGACGGAAGGATCCGCGTGACCGCCGGACAAGGCGGTGAGATCAAGGGGATCGAACTCGATCCGCGTGTGATGCGCATGGCCTCGGAGGAACTGGCGGAGCACCTCACGGTCGCCGTGAACGCCGCCCTGACGGATCTGAGATCGAGGGCCACGACGTCGGACACGCCGATCGACCCGTCCGTCCTGGCCGACCGCCTCCAAGAGGTTCAGGACCAGGGCCTCCGGCAGATGGGCCTGTTCGCGCAGGGACTCGAGGACGCGATGGCCCGGTTCAAGGAAGCCGGGAGCGGTAGGGGAACGCGGGGCGGCTGA
- a CDS encoding deaminase domain-containing protein, translating into MDNVVTAEYKAGGRRGAFDAVTGLDAGDDPALVGVPSEPVFTPSAIGEAVPTETHGEYKVLEAFAEQVPTRRVKGWLRMYSEQYPCSSCRNVMQQFLRAYPRMTIELAYTHGEPADFTPDPVNPRIEISHIDR; encoded by the coding sequence GTGGACAACGTCGTCACCGCCGAATACAAGGCCGGTGGGAGGCGTGGCGCGTTCGACGCGGTGACCGGCCTCGACGCGGGCGACGATCCGGCCCTGGTCGGCGTTCCGTCCGAACCGGTGTTCACGCCCTCGGCCATCGGCGAGGCCGTTCCCACCGAGACGCATGGTGAGTACAAGGTGCTGGAGGCGTTCGCCGAACAGGTCCCCACGCGGCGGGTCAAGGGATGGCTTCGCATGTACTCCGAGCAATATCCCTGCTCGTCCTGCCGCAATGTCATGCAGCAGTTCCTAAGGGCGTACCCGCGGATGACCATCGAGTTGGCCTACACCCATGGCGAGCCCGCGGACTTCACCCCCGACCCGGTCAACCCCCGCATCGAGATCAGCCACATCGACCGGTAG
- a CDS encoding SMI1/KNR4 family protein, translated as MDLNRFSIEEFHGYIVERGLVRRGDQTGCSDEEIAHLARTQGVQRIPALYRDFLRVMGKSPYPLMTGTTWAYEDLLRIKQSSLELLEDDGADPAILDDALVIAMHQGYVVYYIPGASTASDDPGVWTYVEEEQPTNPWPTFRRFLWSLAEMRGEELGIYKELEATGRFTMTRQPGDEDD; from the coding sequence ATGGATCTGAACCGATTTTCGATCGAAGAATTCCATGGCTACATCGTCGAGCGGGGACTGGTGCGCAGAGGGGACCAGACCGGCTGCTCCGACGAGGAGATAGCGCACCTGGCGCGGACCCAGGGAGTGCAGCGGATCCCCGCCCTCTACCGTGATTTCCTGCGTGTCATGGGCAAGAGCCCGTACCCGCTGATGACGGGCACCACCTGGGCCTATGAGGATCTGCTGCGCATCAAGCAGTCGTCCCTGGAACTGCTCGAGGACGACGGCGCCGATCCCGCGATCCTCGATGACGCCCTCGTGATCGCCATGCATCAGGGCTATGTCGTCTACTACATCCCCGGAGCGAGCACGGCCTCGGACGACCCGGGCGTGTGGACGTACGTCGAGGAGGAACAACCGACCAATCCATGGCCGACGTTCCGCAGGTTCCTGTGGTCCTTGGCCGAGATGCGGGGCGAAGAGCTCGGGATCTACAAGGAACTCGAGGCCACCGGCCGGTTCACGATGACGAGGCAGCCCGGCGACGAGGACGACTGA